The genome window TGGCCACATTGCTGACAGTGCTAGCCCCCTTGCCTAGACGTTTGGCTATGGCATCCCAAGATTGGTTAAATTGTTGGTTCAGTTTGGTCAGAGCCGTCGCCAGCTCCAGAGGCGAGAGCTCCTGGCGCTGGATGTTTTCAATCAGGGCAATCTCCAGTTTTGCTTGGTCGCTCAAGGTTCTTATAATTGCTGGCACAGTTTTAAGACCAGCAGTTTTAGCTGCCCGCCAGCGGCGTTCACCGGCTATTATAGTATAGCTAGAACCTTGAGACACGACCACAATCGGCTGGAGTATTCCATGGGTTTTTATTGAACTAGCCAGTTCCTCTAATTCTTCTGTTCGCATGCCCCGCCTCGGTTGTTCAGGGTTTGGTTTAATGTCAGAGATGAACAAATCTTGTGTTCGGGATACAGCTTTATCATCTTTGTGCGTAGGGTCTAAGTTCGGGTCAATTTGGTCCGGTATGAGTGAATCCAGTCCTCTGCCTAACCCCCTATTGTTTGATTTAGACATGTTTTACCTCCTGTTTTGATGCTCGTTTATGCACTTCTTTTGCTAGTTTCTGATAAGATTTTGCCCCTTTTGACCTCTTGTCATATGTCTTTATCGGCTGGCCGTGGCTGGGAGCTTCAGCCAGCCTTATGTTGCGCGGTATGACTACGTCGAAAGCCTTGTTCCCAAAGTGTCTGGTAATCTCGGCATGAACGTCCCCGCTTAAGCTTGTGCGCTTATCATGCATGGTCAGCAGCACGCCTAATATTTCCAAATCCTGATTTAACGCCAGTTTTACCCTGTTAATTGTATCCATTAGGTGTGAGACGCCTTCTAAGGCATAAAACTCGGCCTGGACGGGTATTATGACCTGATTTGCAGCCGTCAGAGCATTTATTGTCAGTAGGCCCAAACTTGGCGGACAATCTATGATTATGTAGTCCACGTCAAACTGGCTGATAATGCCCTTCAATTTGTACTCCCGGCCCAGCTCCTGCACCAACTCTACCTCCGAAGCCGCCAAATCTGGAGAGGCCGGCAGAAGTAGAAGACCGTCGTGGACGGTCTCTACCACGGCTTTATCGGCTTTTACCCTATCCATAAGCAAATCATAGACAGTGTGGCCTGACGAACTATGACCCAGTCCGCTGGTGGTGTTGGCTTGAGGGTCCAAATCAATAAGCAGTACCCTGTGGCCCATCTCGGCCAGATAAACTGCCAAGTTAACGGCAGTGGTAGTCTTGCCTACCCCGCCCTTTTGATTGGCTACTGCAATTACATTCATATCTTTTGTTTATTATCACACAACTTGCGGCTCAAGCACTAGCGTAACAGATTGGAAGAAGCGTAGTTACAATCACAACTACTGCACGATTATGTAGTCAAACTTGTAGGTTCTACCTGGCTTGGCAGCTATAGCTGCCT of Candidatus Saccharimonadales bacterium contains these proteins:
- a CDS encoding ParB/RepB/Spo0J family partition protein — translated: MSKSNNRGLGRGLDSLIPDQIDPNLDPTHKDDKAVSRTQDLFISDIKPNPEQPRRGMRTEELEELASSIKTHGILQPIVVVSQGSSYTIIAGERRWRAAKTAGLKTVPAIIRTLSDQAKLEIALIENIQRQELSPLELATALTKLNQQFNQSWDAIAKRLGKGASTVSNVA
- a CDS encoding ParA family protein, giving the protein MNVIAVANQKGGVGKTTTAVNLAVYLAEMGHRVLLIDLDPQANTTSGLGHSSSGHTVYDLLMDRVKADKAVVETVHDGLLLLPASPDLAASEVELVQELGREYKLKGIISQFDVDYIIIDCPPSLGLLTINALTAANQVIIPVQAEFYALEGVSHLMDTINRVKLALNQDLEILGVLLTMHDKRTSLSGDVHAEITRHFGNKAFDVVIPRNIRLAEAPSHGQPIKTYDKRSKGAKSYQKLAKEVHKRASKQEVKHV